The genomic DNA GAGTCGAGCGGATTCATGTCGAAGGGGATCACGCCGTCGGCGTGGTGCTGGACGACGGGACGGAGATTCGCGGCAAGCGAATCCTTTCATCGGCCGGCCAGATCGAAACGATGCGGTTGTGCGACGACATCACGCAAGTCGACGTTGCCCGTGCCGGGCAGTTATCGTTTATCGAATCGATCTCGATCCTCGACCGTCAGCCGAAGCAGATCGGATTCGATCGGACGATCCTGTTCTATAACGACAGCCCGCGATTCCACTGGGAACGACCGGAAGGCACGCTTTGCGATCCACGCACCGGCGTCGTCTGTTCACCCAACAATTACCTGTACGACGATTCGGATGGCCAATTGCCCGATGGTGTGATTCGAATCACGACGTTGGCCAATCACGACCGATGGTGCGCGTTATCGGAAGAGGATTACCGTCGGCAAAAGACGGTTCAATACGATGAAGCGATCGATGCCGCGGTTCGGTTCATGCCCGACTTTCGGCGTCATGTGATCGATACCGACGTTTTTACGCCCAAGACGATCCGCCGGTTCACCTGGCACGACAACGGCGCGATCTACGGCGCTCCCGATAAGCAACTCGACGGACAGACACACCTGTCGAATCTGTTCCTGTGCGGTACCGATCAGGGCTTCGTCGGGATCGTGGGAGCGATCGTCAGCGGGATCTCGATGGCCAACCGCCACTGCTTGACGTCGTCGCAGTGACGGTCGGTCGAACCGGCCATTGGGCGTTGCTGATTTATTGGTCGCTGAACAGCGGCGTGCTCAGGTAGCGTTCGCCCAAGCTGCACATGATCGTCACGATCCGCTTGCCTTGGTATTCCGGGCGAGCGGCGATTTGCTGAGCGGCCCACATGTTGGCTCCGCTGCTGATCCCGGCCATGATCCCTTCTTGCTTGGCAAGTTGGCGTGCGGTTTCAAACGCGTCTTCGTCATCGACCAGCACCACGTCATCAATGATCGACATGTCCAGGTTGCCAGGGATAAAACCAGCGCCGATGCCTTGAATTCGATGCTTCCCGGGCGCCCCGCCGCTGATCACTGGCGAATGCTTGGGCTCGACAGCGATGGCTTTGAAGTTCGGATTGACGCTTTTCATGTATCGCGACACGCCCGTGATC from Rosistilla carotiformis includes the following:
- a CDS encoding phytoene desaturase family protein, translated to MSTAQSPTDPPREDVYDTIIIGAGMSGLAAGIRLAYFDQRVCILEKHYTIGGLNSFYRQGGRDYDVGLHAVTNFTEKGSKRGPLAKLLRQLRFRWDDFQLVPAVGSAIRFPDVELNFGNDIKILEADVAKQFPHQKDNFQKLLARLLDYDDLDEASFNVSTRQVLEETITDPLLIEMLLCPLMWYGNARQQDMDFGQFCIMFRACYMEGFARPFKGVRLILKNLVRKFRGLGGELKLRSGVERIHVEGDHAVGVVLDDGTEIRGKRILSSAGQIETMRLCDDITQVDVARAGQLSFIESISILDRQPKQIGFDRTILFYNDSPRFHWERPEGTLCDPRTGVVCSPNNYLYDDSDGQLPDGVIRITTLANHDRWCALSEEDYRRQKTVQYDEAIDAAVRFMPDFRRHVIDTDVFTPKTIRRFTWHDNGAIYGAPDKQLDGQTHLSNLFLCGTDQGFVGIVGAIVSGISMANRHCLTSSQ